A single region of the Mycteria americana isolate JAX WOST 10 ecotype Jacksonville Zoo and Gardens chromosome 10, USCA_MyAme_1.0, whole genome shotgun sequence genome encodes:
- the GPR174 gene encoding putative G-protein coupled receptor 174 → MTNSSTCTETDLKPYYAITYTFILIPGLIGNTLALWVFYGYMKETKRAVIFMINLAIADLSQVLSLPLRIFYYLTGTWEFGGSLCMLCFYLKYVNMYASIYFLVCISVRRYLFLMHPFKFSDCKRICDVYISIVGWVVVCVGCLPFPLLRLQRDDKNTCFVDLPVKDVELPLSIAMMTIGELVGFVTPLLIILYCSWKTILSLKEKNSASHDLGEKKKALKMILTCALVFLICFAPYHISFPLDFFVKTKKIKNGCVQKVISVFHVVALCLASLNSCVDPVIYYFTTDEFRRRLSRQDLQDSIQLHNLSYVRKHSRDGLREDTMDY, encoded by the coding sequence ATGACGAACAGTTCGACCTGCACCGAAACAGACCTCAAGCCCTACTATGCGATTACGTACACTTTCATCCTGATCCCTGGACTCATAGGAAACACATTAGCTTTGTGGGTCTTTTACGGCTACATGAAAGAGACTAAAAGGGCCGTAATATTTATGATCAATTTAGCCATCGCCGACTTATCGCAGGTTTTGTCCTTGCCCTTGAGGATTTTCTACTACTTGACCGGCACGTGGGAATTTGGAGGAAGTCTCTGCATGCTTTGCTTCTACCTGAAGTACGTCAATATGTACGCCAGCATCTACTTCTTGGTTTGCATCAGCGTAAGACGATATTTGTTTCTTATGCACCCGTTCAAATTCAGCGACTGCAAACGCATCTGCGATGTGTATATCAGCATCGTTGGGTGGGTCGTGGTCTGCGTTGGCTGTTTGCCTTTCCCGCTTCTCAGACTTCAGCGGGATGATAAAAACACGTGTTTTGTGGATCTCCCCGTAAAGGACGTCGAGCTTCCCCTCTCCATTGCAATGATGACGATAGGTGAATTGGTGGGGTTCGTAACACCCCTACTCATCATCCTATACTGCTCGTGGAAGACCATCTtatcactaaaagaaaaaaattctgcttcacATGACCtcggagagaaaaaaaaggctttaaagatGATTCTCACCTGCGCTCTGGTATTTCTGATTTGCTTTGCACCTTATCACATCAGCTTTCCACTAGATTTCtttgtcaaaaccaaaaagattaaaaacGGCTGCGTCCAGAAGGTGATCTCGGTGTTTCACGTTGTAGCTTTGTGCCTTGCCAGCTTGAACTCCTGCGTGGACCCAGTCATCTACTACTTTACTACAGATGAGTTCCGGAGACGCCTTTCCAGGCAGGATTTGCAGGACAGCATTCAGCTCCACAACCTCAGTTACGTGAGGAAGCACTCCAGAGATGGGCTCAGGGAGGACACCATGGACTACTAG